Within Metabacillus sp. KUDC1714, the genomic segment TCATGGGGGAATTATCAATGAAACTTTTCCATTTTAGTGAAAATCCTAATATTACTTACTTCGAACCACATGTTCCCAAAACCAATTCCAAGGAAGAATCATTTGTCTGGGCAATTGATGAAGAGCACGCACCACATTATTATTTTCCTCGTGAATGCCCACGTGTGGCTTTCTGGACATCTTCAGAAACTACAGGTGACGACTTAATTCGTTTCTTTGGCCATACTTCTGTCAATCGAATTATCGCAATAGAAACATCTTGGCTTAAACGTATTAGAGAAACAGAACTATATGCTTACACGTTACCATCTGAAACTTTTGAGTGCTTTGATGTAAATGCTGGTTACTATGTTTCTCGAAAAGCTGTTACCCCCCTTTCTGTTGACCCTGTTGGAGATTTATTAGATAGACTTGTGCAAACAAACATAGAATTACGAATTACACCAACCCTCTGGAAGCTTCGTGATGAAATCATACATTCATCAGTAAGCTTTTCTATCATTCGAATGAGGAATGCATCACACTAATATTAAGCTATAGGGCAGGAGTATTGAATAAGGGAGCTATTGGAGGAAGTAAGATGAAGACCGTGTGTAAGGCTATTATTGAAGATTTGGAAAAAATAGTTAATATAGACAGTGAGGTTATTGGCAACACAAGCAGACGAGACTATATTGAGAATGCCATTAAGCTAGGACACTGTATAATAGCGAAAGAAGAAGAGTACATTGTGGGATTTTTAATTTACGATACTAACTTCTTTGAATGTTCTTTTATATCACTAATTATTGTGTCACCGTCCAAAAGACGAAAAGGATATGCAAGCTTACTGATGGATTATATGATGAGTACATCCCCTACTACGAAGGTATTTTCTTCTACTAATCGTTCTAACATTAATATGCAAAAAGTATTTAATACAAATGGATTTATTCAGAGTGGCATAGTAGAAAATTTAGATGAAGGAGATCCTGAAGTCATATACTTTAAATCAAAGTAGTAGTTATTCAAGATTAGGGGTCAAAAGTGGAAGGTCGTTATTAATGTCTTTGATCAATTTCCTGCTCTAGTACGTTGAGAAACTCTCGTTGTTGGAGAAGCATTTGAATATACATTTTTAGAGTAACCAAATGGCTTTGATACAGTGTTTTCTTAAATGGATTCCGTTTTGCTGCCTCTTTTAACTTCAATGCCTTTTCGAAAAACCAACCATATGATCTCTTTCCTCCTAGACCATGCATCTCCTTAGCTAATTCATCAGTTTGTACCTTCAACACGTCATCAGAAGTAGGATAGGTGAGTAAAGTCTTTAATGATATAGGAGAATATAAATTACTAAAAACCCCTTTATATTCAGGGAAAACTTGATCAAGAATGGTTTGAAACTGTAGTTTAAGTTGAACATAATTGCGGGTTAATGAATCGTGTTGTCTACTCAAATTTCTCAAGTTCATGGTTTGAACACTCTTACGATGAAACGCTGTTAAGTCTTCTTTGTAGTACAGTTCACACAAATGTTTCGCATCAGCAGGATCCGACTTCACTTTTCGAAGTCTACTTTTTTTCGTTTCGTAAGAAACAACCGGATTTACTAAGTAGTAGGTAATTTTTCTTTCCTCAAGATACTGTAAAATCGGTTCGTGGTAATGACCTGTAGATTCAAAAATGATGACTGGTTCAGCGTCAGCGTGTCGTTCTACCTCTTTATAAAATACATAAAAATCACACAGTCCATTAGTGTCATGCTTAAACTTAAAGGTCTTTCCATAGTCCATAGGGATGCTTTCTTGCCAGGAAAGCTTGAACTTGGCTTTCTCCTTTTGCGACATCCAGGCCAATCACTGGATCCATACTTTATCACATCTCCTCATACTAGATTTGTCGGTAGCCCCTGTCTATCTTGTAGTATCATAGCTTCGCTTGTTATGCGGGGTCTAAGCCCCAACCAGCCTCAAACATGTTTCTACAAGTAGGGGGTGGACAGTATAACGGACGGGATCTATTTGATACCAGAAGTCCCAAGGGCGCTTGCGTCCTACCCCGACTACCTAAAGAATAGCCTATAAAAAATAGGCCATCCAGATAAAAAAACAATCTGGATGACCTTATAATACGAAGGGCGCTTTTCCGGAGTAACGAAAAAAGTCCAATTTCTCAATTTTAATGCTGAGAAATTGGGCTTTTTTATATTTACTTATAGTGCAAAATAACGCTTAAAATATATGCAAAATAACTCCTAAAGTGACATATAATTCTAGTAATCTTTCAAAAAAATATCCCAATAAGGTTCACCTTATTGGGATATTTTTTAAAAAAGTTGGTTAAAGAAAATTTCATCTTTGTTTATTACTCAGTGAACCAACTTAATGGAACAGTCACTAATTCAGGGAATAGAACTAATAGTATCAAGATCCCCAGCTGTACTAATAAGAATGGCATGATCCCCTTAGTAATATCAACAATACTAATTTTGCTGATGCCACACCCAATATAAAGTACGGTTCCAACTGGAGGAGTAATTAATCCAATCGATAGATTAATAACCATTAATAACCCAAAGTAAACTGGATCAATGCCAACAGCGGTCACTACAGGAAGTAGTACTGGAGTAAAGATTAGAATTGCAGGTGTTAAATCCATTACACAACCAACAACCAGCAAGAAAAGCATAATAATCAATAATAAAATGGTCGGATTGGTTGTAAGGCCACTTAAAAACTCAACCAATTCTCTAGGTATTTGTGCAACAGTGATGGCATAACCTGAAACAACAGCGGTAGATGCTACAAACATAACGATACCTGTTGTTTTTGCAGTATCCACAAACACATTAGACAACTGTCTCCATTTAATTTCTCTATAGAAAAAGCTAATAATCAATGCATAAATTGCTGCTACTACTCCCGCTTCTGTAGGAGTAAAAATGCCACCACGAAGCCCTACAATAATAATGACTGGAAGCATAAGCGCCCAAAAAGCTCGTATTAAGGCTGTCCATTTTTGTTTAGCCGTTGCTTTTGGCACTGTTTCACTTTGATCTTTTTTTGATACAAAGTACCAAACAACTACAAGTCCTACAGCAATTAAGATTCCTGGAACGATACCTGCCATGAATAATTGTGTAATTGAAACGCCTCCAACTACTCCAAATAAAATCATTGGGATACTTGGTGGAATAATTGTACCAATGATCCCTGTTGCTGCAACAAGACCTGTTGAAGAGTTTTTGTTATAACCTTTTGCAATCATCATTGGAATTAAGATCGCACCTAGTGCTGCTGTATCTGCTACAGCTGACCCTGACAACCCTGCAAAAATAACACCTGACATAATGACAACATATCCAAGTCCGCCTCTAATATGCCCTACAAATGCACTCGCGAATTCTACTATTCGCTTTGAAACACCACCAGCATTCATGATTTCACCGGTTAGGATGAAGAATGGAATGGCCATCAATGAAAAGTTATTTGCCCCTTTTACTAAATAATCACCCAGAATACCAGTATCAAATAAACCTAGCACAGCTAGCATGACTATCGCACTGCTTAGCATAGAGATGGCAACAGGAACTCCTATTAGAAGGAAAAGAAACAAGGTTAGCAAAAATACTAAGATCATTTTGTGTCCCCCATTTCATTCTCAGACTTTGCCCAAAGTGGAGCATCTTGATTAAAAAATACAAAACGAATTGTTTGTACACTCGTTATGATAATCATGAGAATAGAGGCAACAATACCAGCTAAATAAAAGACTGCTTCTGGTATTCCTGTCGCAGGACCCGATACCATTTTATTGACCTCCATCATTTTGAAAAGACCATCAATAAATAGGGTTAAAACAAATACTATTAAAGAGTTAGCTATAAAGTACAGAACTTTTTGGAATTTTCTAGGGACTGAGCTAATCAAAAGATCCACACCAAGATGACCTTTTTCTTTTGTTGCAACAACTGCTCCCAAAAAAACAACCCAGACGAACAAATAACGAGCAAGTTCTTCTGACCATGTAATCCCGGAGTCAAAGGCATAACGTAGAACAACGTTTAAAAACACCAGTGATACCATGGAAACAAGGATCAATATGATGACGCCATTTAATATGCTATTGAGAACTTTTAACACTTTCTCCATCTTATTTTCACCTCTCAAAAATCATTCAAAGTCTACTTAAATGAACAAGATTGACTGAAGATTTTTTCTATTTTTGACTTTCAATTAATTGAATGAATTCTTCTGCCCAATCGTATTTCTTATAAAGCTCTTCATAAACAGGTTCCATAGATTCCCTCAAATTAGCGATAAACTGTTCATCTGGAACAATGATTTCAAGACCTTCCTCTTTTAAGTCTTGCTTTACTTTTTCCTCTGACTCTTGTAGCAGCTCCCACTCATAATTGGCTGATTCCTGGGCTGCTTCTAAAACGATATCCTTCGTTTTTTCATCTAAATTATCAAAAAATGTTTTATTCATAAGATAAACATTTGGACTGAACATATGATTTGTTTCTACGACATGACTCTGTACTTCATACAATGCTGATTCTTTTAAAGTTACATAAGGGTTCTCTTGTCCATCGATAACACCTTGTTCAAGTGCAGTAAATACTTCAGACAACGCAAGTGGTTGTACATTTACCCCCATAGCATTACCCGTATTAATAAAGATAGGAATGTTAGGCATCCTTAGACGTAATCCTTTAAACTCTTCTTTTGATTCAATAGCCCGATTGGATGATACAACACGGAATCCATTTGCTGTCCATGCGATTGGTTCCACCCCGAGTTCTCGGAAGGATACAGAGATTTCCTCTCCTACTTTACCGTTCAAAATACGTTTTGCTTGGTCATAACTATCAAACAAATATGGCCATTCGACAGCCCCGATTTTCGGATTTGCTGTTTGTAAACCCATCCCTGTGATTGCCATTTGAATTGATCCAATGCGTGCACCGCTAGTGAATTGTGCTTCATCTCCAAGCTCATTTGCTGGATAGATTTCCACTTTGTATTTTCCATTTGTTTTTTCTTCAATAATAGGTTTAAACTTTTCTTTAAGTGCAATATTTTGCGGATGTGTTTCTGAGAAATAGTGTGCAATTTTAATAGTAGTAACTCCGTCTGAATTAGCTTTCCCTGCTGTTTCCAGCAAGGTACAGCCAGTTGTCATGAAGAGGCATGCTGTTGCAATAATACCAGCTAAAAACGCTTTCATTTTCATTAAAAGCCCTCCCTTATCTTGAAAGTAGAGGCAGGATAGCATATTACTCTCCTGCTTAGAATATTAATCAATCTCTTGCATTGCGAACCGCTTCGACAAATAGTGTTGCCTTTTGTTCTAGGTCAATGAAATACTGATCATTCATTAATTTCTTTGTATTTACAAGTGAGCTTCCGATTCCAGCCGCCACTGCTCCGGCTTTAATATATTCTCCTACATTATGCACATCAAGCCCACCTGTTGGCATTAATGGGATTTGCGGTATTGGTCCATGAATGTCCTTTAAATAGCTTGGACCAAATACATTTGCAGGAAACACCTTTATTATATCAGCACCATTTTCATAGGCTGTTAATATTTCCGTTGGTGTTAAAGCACCAGGTATACTAATAACTCCATAGCGTTTTGTAATTTTTATTGTTTCAATATTCACAGTTGGAGAAAAGATAAATTTGGCACCTGCCATTATCGCTGAACGTGCTGTTTCAGGGTCAAGCACCGTTCCTGCTCCAACTATCACCTCATCACCCATCTCGCTTGAAACCCTTTGAATCAATTCTAATACTCTTGGAGTTTCTACGGTGATTTCAAGAGTCTTTACACCACCAGCTTTCAAAGCTCTAGCGATTGGGACAATATTTTCAGGTTCAGCACCACGGATTACAGCTACAATGCCGTTTTCTTTAATCTTGTCTAGTAAGTTCATCACCATACCACCTTGTCAAATTATCGATCAACATCTTGATTTATGTTATTGAAAAGTCCTTCAATTTCTTCAGCGTCTGGAAGACCTTCAACATCTCCATTCACAGTTGTGACAAAGGCTCCCACAGCATTAGCCTGTTTTACTGCATCTTGAAGGCATAATCCTTTTAGAAGTCCTGAAAGGAACCCAGCCGCAAAACCATCTCCGGCACCAACCGGATCTACTACCTGGTCTACTGGATATCCTGGTACAAATTCATAATCTTTATTTGTATAATACGAGGCTCCTTTTGCGCCAAGTTTAACTACAACAGTCGAAGCACCGTTATTCAAATAGCACTCGGCTATTTTTTTAGGATCACTTTCTCCAAACATAAACTCACCTTCGGAAATACCTGGTAGAACGATATCTGCTTTAGAAGCGATATTTAAAAGAACACTTCTTGCTTTTTCTTCACTCCAGAGTTTCCTCCTTAGATTTGGATCAAAAACAACTTGCACTCCATTCATTTTTGCAATTTCAATCGCTTCCAAAATTGTGTCTTCACAAGAGTCACTTAAGGCTGGAGTAATGCCTGTAACATGGAGGTACTTTGCCTTCGCAATATATTCACCATCTAAATCTACTTTTGATAATGCACTTGCTGCAGAGCCTCTTCGATAATAGTAGACTCTTACATCATTTGCTCGACGAAGTTCCTTGAAATAGATCCCTGTAGGTAGTGTTTGATCTACTTTCACTCTGCTTACATCAACGCCTTCACCTTTAATAAAGGAAACCAGCGCTTTTCCAAACTCATCATTCCCTACTTTGCTAATCCAGCCTACCTGATGTCCTAATCTCGCCAAACCAATAGCAACATTTGATTCAGCTCCACCAAACTTCATGGAAAACTGATTAGCATATCTCATAAATCCAGTTGTGTTAGGTGTAAAGAGCACCATTGTTTCTCCTATTGTTACAACATCCATTACCATCACACACCATTTCTTAATTTTGACTTAAGTAGTCGTATACAGTTTGAGTAACAGGGACACCATTAATAAGCCTTTCCTCTTCTCGTTGCTGCTCTGGTTCTCCTGGCACCATCACTTTAGTGAACCCTTGAGCAGGCGTTGTATGATGAATTTCATCTATCATTCTATCCATATTTTCTAAGAAGGCTTCGCTTTCTGTAAATACGGCTGGGTTAATTACAAACATGAAATGCCCTAGTTTACGTTTTTTATCGTAATCCCCATACATTGTAGTAATATGAGGGCCAAAAGCTGATCCCGTTAAAAGGCCTGATAATATATCAACTACCATTGCTAGACCATATCCTTTTGGACCAGCGAAAGGTAATAAAGCATTTACCTCATGAGGATCAGCAGTTGGTGAACCGCTTTCATCAACACCCCAATCACTTGGTATAGATGTTCCCGCTTCTCTCGCATGAAGCACTTTACCAAAAGCTACATTACTAGTTGCCATATCTAAAATGACTGGCTTATTTTTTTAGCTGGGAAACCGTATGCAATTGGATTTGTACCAAAATAGGGTTCTGCACCACCAAAAGGGACTACCACTTTATCAGTATGTGTAACTGCCATTCCAACAAATCCTTGCTCTGCCGCTTGGTTAACAAAATAAGATAATGCACCGCAATGACTACTGTTTATAACAGCAACTGTACCAATACCATTCTTCCTAGCAAGCTCGATCGCGTGATCCATTGCTTCTTTAGCGATAACATGCCCAATCCCATCATCACCATCAAAAATAGCAGAAGAAGGACCAGTACCTTTAATTGAGAATTCAGGATTTGGATTCAAACCTCCTTCTAATAGACGTTTTACATAGTGCTCTGTTCGCAATACACCGTGTGAACTTACACCTCTCAAATCAGCATGAACAAGTACATCGGCAACGATTTTAGCGTGCTCCTCTACTAATCCACCTTTAACTAGCTTATTGATTACTAATTCTTTTAATTTTTCGTGATTAACATTTGTAGTTGTCATATAAATTCCCTCTTTTTAATTTAGTCAATGTTTTTTCAACTGTGTTGCGAAATACAAGAAAATTGGACCATATTGGATGTGGCTCACACCATTTAAAACGCTTACTTTTTAGTTTTTAATATACATAGTTTCAATCATCAGCGGATGAATTGCTGATTGAAAAACGTAGAGTAAGAGAGTCTACATTAATAATTGAATTCTGAATTTAATAGTGTAAGCAGCTCATGCAATCAGAAATATATTTTAATATTCCGAAATGTGATATGTAACATTTCACACTTTACATGTTATGAACTAATATTATAGCTTTCTAGTTTATTCGTCAATTCTTTTATAAAAAATTTAAATAAAAGTTTATTATTATTGTCATCTATGTTATTAACTTGCATAAGAAATTGACTATATTTATCAAATTATCCTATAATTTATTAAAAGATGTTACATGTAACATGTTAATTATAACTATTAGGAGGGTTACTTTGGCCGAAATGATTGAAACTTCAGCTCTTGCTACACAAATATATAAAGTACTTCGAAAAGAAATAATTAGTGGGATTTTTGCCCCCGGAGATAAATTAGATATAAATGAATTAGCAAATAAATATGGCGTTAGCCGATCACCCGTAAAAGAAGCAGTTAATCAATTAGTACACGAAGGTTTAATTGAAATATTACCACGGAAAGGAACTTACATAACCCAATTACGTTTCAAAGATTGTATGGAAGCATTAGATGCTCGATTTATGGTTGAAACATGGGCCGCAGCACAGGCAGTTAAGCTTGTATCAGATGAACAGATAGGTAATTGGAACCAAATAATTAAAAAAATGGATGCATTATTGGTCGTACAACCCTTTTCGTATGAAGCATACAGTAAACTTGATATGGAGTTTCATCAATTATTAGTGCAATGGACTATGAATCAAAAGGTTCAAAACATTTATTATTCAATTAATCCACTTATTTCATTGGCACGAGTTGGTTACAGTGAGGTTTTTGAACACAGCTTAAAAAGACATAAAGATCATCATAATATGCTAGAAGCTTTAAAAAATCGTGATCTCTCCTCCTTAATTGATGCATTGCAACAACACAACCATACCTTAAAAGAGGACACTAAGTTACATTGGAATGAACAATTGTATGGACCAATTGATGAATCCAATTAATATCACCCTTTACTTTTTTATAAAGGGACATATCTTCTAAACAGGGAAACAATTCCATGATAAATTTGAATATACCTATCTTATTAGAGCGGTGGGATAAAATTGATCGTTTCGATAATTGCCAATCAATCCAATGATCGACTCCTTTTTCCTTCTACAAATTAAAAAAGATCCCCTTTGCTTATTAAATACCTAAAGGGGACCTAATTCTTTTTAATATAATGCTACTACTTTCTCAACTAACGGATGATCCAGCGTAAGTCCTGTAATTTCACTAAAAGCAGGTCCAACACCTTTTTCTTGAACCTTCTCCTTAAGTGTTAAGGATTCCTGATCTTCCTCAGAAACAAATTTTAGCGCAGCAACAATGACATTTACTAAGTGTTCTGGTACTTGATCAAATTCGTTCATGTATTCAAGCGCAGGGGCAACTAAGCGATCCTTTGCACCCAATTTACGAAGTGGTGCTCTTCCTACTCGTTGTACATCATCGATGATATTTGGATTTGCGAATCTACCGATAATTTTTTCGATATATTTCTGGTGTTCGTCTGCCTGAAAGGCATATTTTGCGATAAGTACTTTACCCGTTTCTTCAAGGGTACCCAATACTGCCTGCTTAATCTTTTCATCACTAATTGTATCGGCAATCGTTGTGTGTCCGGCCAAATTTCCAAGATAAGCTGTTGCAGCATGTCCTGTATTCACGGTAAATAACTTCCGCTCAATATAAGCTTGCAGATTTTCTACAAAAAGAGCTTCCTTAATATCAGGCTTTGTCCCTTTTAATTCAGTAGAGTCTATAACCCACTCGTGGAAGGGTTCAACTAAAACGTCTAAAAGCTTTTCATTATGCTGGTTAGGGACAATCCGATCTACAGCTGAATTCGGGAAGCCTACATGCTCCTGCACCCATGCTGCTTCATCTGCGGTTAATTTTTCGAGAACATGTTTTTTAAGCTCGCTGCTTCCGCCAACCATATTTTCACAAGCAATAATATTAACAGGCTGACTATTAGCTTGCATGCGCTTTTTAAGTCCTTCAGCGATAAGAGGTGCAACAAATTTTAAAATATGCGGGCCTACAGCTGTTGTTACTAGATTGGCTGTTGAAATTGCTTGAATCACAGCTTCTGGAGCTTGCCCACTGTTTATTCCTGATACACCTTTAACTTGAAATGCTTGTTTTTCTTCATTAGCAAGGATGACACGATAGGCCTTTTCTTTGTTTATTTCATCGATTACTGTTTCATTCACATCAACAAATTCCACTTCATAGCCAGATTGATGTAATAAAAGACCGATAAAGCCTCTCCCGATATTTCCAGCGCCAAAATGAGTCGCCTTCAAATTAGTTCACCTCGCTTAGAAGCTGAAGAATTTCCTCTTTCGACTTTGCTTGGACTAATTTCTCAACATTTTCTTCCTCTGAGCAGACAATCGCAATTTTTGAAAGAATATCTAAATGCTCGTTGCCCTTACCAGCAATACCGATTAAGATTTTAACAATATTCCCGCCGCCAAAATCAACACCTTCTGGAGCTTGGATAACAGAAAGTCCTGATTCTATGACAGCCTCCTTCGCTTCTTCCGTTCCGTGTGGGATTGCTATGAAGTTCCCCATGTATGTTGAAGATAACTCTTCTCTTTTTAGCATTTGCTCAATATATTCTTGCTTTACATACCCATTATCAACTAAGATTTGACCAGTTGCTTTAATTGCTTCTGTTTTGTTTTCAAGGTTTTTATTTAATACAATGTTTGCTTCATTTAAAATACTCATGTTTTATTCACTCCTTAAATTTTGGACAAAGTTTGTAAAATATTTTTGGCTTATATATTGAATTAAGCTACTTTTAGCAGCTGTTTCAAAGTTATGAACACTCTCTTTTGATTCGATAATGCTTGCACTTATAAAGCTCATAATCTCTAATTCGTTAGGATCTGCTTGTTCTGGAGCTAATAATAAAAGGATTCTGTTCACATTGATTATCTCGTTGTCCATCGCTTTTAATGTCATTGGTGAGTTCAAATCAATTGTATGAAAGCTAGCTCGAGCAACAGCATCACTTCTAGTATGAAACAATGCAAGCTTTGTTCCAGGTATCGCTAATCCGCCAATACGCTCACGATGCAGTAAGGCCATCACAAGCTCTTTCCCGTTATGAACAAGCCCTTTACCTACTAGCATTTCACTTACTTTGTTTAAGATACCTTCTATCTTTAACGTTTGATCTATCTGAAATGCCTCCATTACCTCTAATAAATCGAGAAGTAATTGAGATTGACCTGTAAAAGATTTGTAAGCCTCATAGCTTACATACATGTCTGCTTTTTCATACTTGTTATCATTCACTTGATTATTTGTGATTGTAACTCCCTTTTGATGAATAAAGTCCTTTATCATGTCTAATTGATCAGGTGTTAGTATCGGACTAACAAGCAAATAGTCGACTGAAATTTCCTCAATCGGAATCGTAGAAAGGATGATATCATATTTCTTTACATCCATATCCTTTAACTCAAATGCAGAGATATTTTTCAGTTCTGCAAGGTCAGGGATTTGGTTTTTTATTTGCGTTGCTAGCATCTTTGATGTACCAATACCACTTGAACAAATAATTAATACCTTTAATTTTGCCTTCATTATCCGCTCATTGATCGCAGCTCCAAAGTGGAGAACGAGATAGCCGATTTCTTCATCAGGTACATCATCAAATGGAAAAGCATTTGCTACTGCTTGTGTGACGATATCAAAAAGCTCACGATAATCTCTTTTGATTTCTACAAGGAGTGGATTTGTAATTTTCATCCCTTGCTTTATGCGATAAATCGCAGGTTGTAGATGTGCTAATAACCCTTGAAATAACGATGAGTCTTGCTTTAGATTTTTTCCAGCAATGTGTTCAACCTGTTCGATTAAACGTTGCACAAGATAAGCAATTTCAACATTTTCATCCTGAATATCGATTTTTCCTTCGAAGCGGAGTTTTGCTCCCCTTAAATGCATAGTAATATAGCCAATTTCATCTTCTGGAATTGCTAATTGAAAGGTTTCTTCAAGCCTTTGGGCGATTTCTTGTGAAAAATGAAATTCCTTGGAGCTTTTGAGCTGTGAAAGGTATTCATGTTTTATTGTGATGTTTTCACCACGCTGAATTCGTTCAATAGCTAACGCTAGATGGACAACTAATCCAACGTAAGAGCTATCAGCCAAAGGATAAGGTAACTGTG encodes:
- a CDS encoding DUF6886 family protein; this translates as MKLFHFSENPNITYFEPHVPKTNSKEESFVWAIDEEHAPHYYFPRECPRVAFWTSSETTGDDLIRFFGHTSVNRIIAIETSWLKRIRETELYAYTLPSETFECFDVNAGYYVSRKAVTPLSVDPVGDLLDRLVQTNIELRITPTLWKLRDEIIHSSVSFSIIRMRNASH
- a CDS encoding GNAT family N-acetyltransferase, with the protein product MKTVCKAIIEDLEKIVNIDSEVIGNTSRRDYIENAIKLGHCIIAKEEEYIVGFLIYDTNFFECSFISLIIVSPSKRRKGYASLLMDYMMSTSPTTKVFSSTNRSNINMQKVFNTNGFIQSGIVENLDEGDPEVIYFKSK
- a CDS encoding IS110 family transposase, which produces MDYGKTFKFKHDTNGLCDFYVFYKEVERHADAEPVIIFESTGHYHEPILQYLEERKITYYLVNPVVSYETKKSRLRKVKSDPADAKHLCELYYKEDLTAFHRKSVQTMNLRNLSRQHDSLTRNYVQLKLQFQTILDQVFPEYKGVFSNLYSPISLKTLLTYPTSDDVLKVQTDELAKEMHGLGGKRSYGWFFEKALKLKEAAKRNPFKKTLYQSHLVTLKMYIQMLLQQREFLNVLEQEIDQRH
- a CDS encoding TRAP transporter large permease translates to MILVFLLTLFLFLLIGVPVAISMLSSAIVMLAVLGLFDTGILGDYLVKGANNFSLMAIPFFILTGEIMNAGGVSKRIVEFASAFVGHIRGGLGYVVIMSGVIFAGLSGSAVADTAALGAILIPMMIAKGYNKNSSTGLVAATGIIGTIIPPSIPMILFGVVGGVSITQLFMAGIVPGILIAVGLVVVWYFVSKKDQSETVPKATAKQKWTALIRAFWALMLPVIIIVGLRGGIFTPTEAGVVAAIYALIISFFYREIKWRQLSNVFVDTAKTTGIVMFVASTAVVSGYAITVAQIPRELVEFLSGLTTNPTILLLIIMLFLLVVGCVMDLTPAILIFTPVLLPVVTAVGIDPVYFGLLMVINLSIGLITPPVGTVLYIGCGISKISIVDITKGIMPFLLVQLGILILLVLFPELVTVPLSWFTE
- a CDS encoding TRAP transporter small permease; the encoded protein is MEKVLKVLNSILNGVIILILVSMVSLVFLNVVLRYAFDSGITWSEELARYLFVWVVFLGAVVATKEKGHLGVDLLISSVPRKFQKVLYFIANSLIVFVLTLFIDGLFKMMEVNKMVSGPATGIPEAVFYLAGIVASILMIIITSVQTIRFVFFNQDAPLWAKSENEMGDTK
- a CDS encoding TRAP transporter substrate-binding protein translates to MKMKAFLAGIIATACLFMTTGCTLLETAGKANSDGVTTIKIAHYFSETHPQNIALKEKFKPIIEEKTNGKYKVEIYPANELGDEAQFTSGARIGSIQMAITGMGLQTANPKIGAVEWPYLFDSYDQAKRILNGKVGEEISVSFRELGVEPIAWTANGFRVVSSNRAIESKEEFKGLRLRMPNIPIFINTGNAMGVNVQPLALSEVFTALEQGVIDGQENPYVTLKESALYEVQSHVVETNHMFSPNVYLMNKTFFDNLDEKTKDIVLEAAQESANYEWELLQESEEKVKQDLKEEGLEIIVPDEQFIANLRESMEPVYEELYKKYDWAEEFIQLIESQK
- a CDS encoding bifunctional 4-hydroxy-2-oxoglutarate aldolase/2-dehydro-3-deoxy-phosphogluconate aldolase → MNLLDKIKENGIVAVIRGAEPENIVPIARALKAGGVKTLEITVETPRVLELIQRVSSEMGDEVIVGAGTVLDPETARSAIMAGAKFIFSPTVNIETIKITKRYGVISIPGALTPTEILTAYENGADIIKVFPANVFGPSYLKDIHGPIPQIPLMPTGGLDVHNVGEYIKAGAVAAGIGSSLVNTKKLMNDQYFIDLEQKATLFVEAVRNARD
- a CDS encoding sugar kinase; translation: MDVVTIGETMVLFTPNTTGFMRYANQFSMKFGGAESNVAIGLARLGHQVGWISKVGNDEFGKALVSFIKGEGVDVSRVKVDQTLPTGIYFKELRRANDVRVYYYRRGSAASALSKVDLDGEYIAKAKYLHVTGITPALSDSCEDTILEAIEIAKMNGVQVVFDPNLRRKLWSEEKARSVLLNIASKADIVLPGISEGEFMFGESDPKKIAECYLNNGASTVVVKLGAKGASYYTNKDYEFVPGYPVDQVVDPVGAGDGFAAGFLSGLLKGLCLQDAVKQANAVGAFVTTVNGDVEGLPDAEEIEGLFNNINQDVDR
- a CDS encoding GntR family transcriptional regulator, yielding MIETSALATQIYKVLRKEIISGIFAPGDKLDINELANKYGVSRSPVKEAVNQLVHEGLIEILPRKGTYITQLRFKDCMEALDARFMVETWAAAQAVKLVSDEQIGNWNQIIKKMDALLVVQPFSYEAYSKLDMEFHQLLVQWTMNQKVQNIYYSINPLISLARVGYSEVFEHSLKRHKDHHNMLEALKNRDLSSLIDALQQHNHTLKEDTKLHWNEQLYGPIDESN
- a CDS encoding mannitol-1-phosphate 5-dehydrogenase, which gives rise to MKATHFGAGNIGRGFIGLLLHQSGYEVEFVDVNETVIDEINKEKAYRVILANEEKQAFQVKGVSGINSGQAPEAVIQAISTANLVTTAVGPHILKFVAPLIAEGLKKRMQANSQPVNIIACENMVGGSSELKKHVLEKLTADEAAWVQEHVGFPNSAVDRIVPNQHNEKLLDVLVEPFHEWVIDSTELKGTKPDIKEALFVENLQAYIERKLFTVNTGHAATAYLGNLAGHTTIADTISDEKIKQAVLGTLEETGKVLIAKYAFQADEHQKYIEKIIGRFANPNIIDDVQRVGRAPLRKLGAKDRLVAPALEYMNEFDQVPEHLVNVIVAALKFVSEEDQESLTLKEKVQEKGVGPAFSEITGLTLDHPLVEKVVALY
- a CDS encoding PTS sugar transporter subunit IIA; the protein is MSILNEANIVLNKNLENKTEAIKATGQILVDNGYVKQEYIEQMLKREELSSTYMGNFIAIPHGTEEAKEAVIESGLSVIQAPEGVDFGGGNIVKILIGIAGKGNEHLDILSKIAIVCSEEENVEKLVQAKSKEEILQLLSEVN